In one Colletotrichum destructivum chromosome 2, complete sequence genomic region, the following are encoded:
- a CDS encoding Putative small GTP-binding protein, translated as MSISQKPPVPISITICGDGGCGKSSITLRLVRSQWTSEYDPTIEDSYSITRKIDGQNYHLSLTDTAGQEEYRGMWASSNLGADAFLLVYDITSRDSLDALQYFNDLIDMEAETRLDNADRAKRAGLSPSSYRDTVSATPGAKTVPPVKIVAGNKCDLQESRDVPAAMGLDWARRRGCGFMETSARLEVNIEETFALIVRRVVEARRMAELGVNENMEMDRRGMTKPLSPLPTGSENEKHGPGPQGPNVHRKMGKGSIWKKLRCW; from the coding sequence ATGTCAATCTCACAGAAACCTCCGGTACCAATCTCCATCACCATCTGCGGTGATGGCGGCTGCGGAAAGTCCTCCATAACCCTTCGTCTTGTCCGCTCCCAGTGGACCTCTGAATACGACCCCACCATCGAGGACTCGTACTCCATCACCCGCAAGATCGACGGCCAGAACTATCACTTGTCCCTGACCGACACGGCCGGCCAGGAGGAATATCGCGGCATGTGGGCCTCGTCCaatctcggcgccgacgccttcCTGCTCGTCTACGACATCACCTCCCGCGACTCGCTCGACGCTCTCCAATACTTCAACGACCTGATCGATATGGAGGCCGAAACCCGCCTCGACAACGCCGACCGCGCCAAGCGCGCTGGTCTCTCCCCATCCTCCTACCGCGACACCGTCTCCGCAACCCCGGGCGCTAAGACCGTCCCTCCTGTCAAGATCGTTGCCGGCAACAAGTGTGACCTACAGGAGTCCCGCGATGTACCCGCCGCCATGGGCCTGGACTgggctcgccgccgcggatgCGGTTTCATGGAGACGAGCGCTCGCCTCGAGGTCAACATTGAGGAGACGTTCGCTCTCATTGTCCgtcgcgtcgtcgaggcgagGCGTATGGCGGAGCTGGGCGTCAACGAGAACATGGAGATGGACCGCCGGGGCATGACAAAGCCCCTGAgcccgctgccgacgggTAGTGAGAACGAGAAGCACGGACCGGGCCCGCAGGGTCCTAACGTTCACAGGAAGATGGGCAAGGGATCCATATGGAAGAAGCTCCGGTGCTGGTGA
- a CDS encoding Putative xylulose 5-phosphate/Fructose 6-phosphate phosphoketolase, thiamine diphosphate-binding, whose protein sequence is MTGKEVESISPYGPARSTVKGEPLSKEDIDKYNDYFKASLYLSLGMIFLKENPLLREPLKKEHMKLRLLGHFGSAPGQIFTWMHFNRLIKKYDLDSIFISGPGHGAPAVLSQSYLEGVYSEVYPEKSEDIDGLQKFFKSFSFPGGIGSHATPETPGSIHEGGELGYSVSHAFGAVYDHPDLIALTMVGDGEAETGPLATAWHSTKFLNPIVDGAVLPVLHLNGYKINNPTILARISHKELENLFLGYGWQPYFVEGDDVDTMHQAMAATLEHCVLEIRRFQKQARDSGKAFRPIWPLIVLRSPKGWTGPRKIDDNYMEGYWRAHQVPVPNAATNPEHLKILEKWMRSYEPERLFKDGRISDELKALCPTGNRRMSANPVANGGVLRKPLKLPDFRNYAIKVDKSGGTNAASMNNMATYLRDVIALNQTSFRLFGPDETESNKLGAVYEAGKKVWMGEYFEEDANGGNLAHNGRVMEMLSEHTCEGWLEGYILTGRHGLLNSYEPFIHVIDSMVNQHCKWIEKALEVEWRNKIASLNILLTAVVWRQDHNGFTHQDPGFLDVVANKSPEVVRIYLPPDGNCLLSTMDHCLASSNYVNVIVADKQDHLQYLTMDKAVEHCTKGIGIWPQFSTDQGEEPDLVMASCGDISTHESLAAIDLLLQHFPDLKVRCVNCVDLFKLISHEDHPHGLTNAEWVSLFTDDKPVIFNFHSYPWLVHRLTYKRPGNMNLHVRGYKEKGNIDTPLELAIRNQTDRFSLAMDAIDRMPQLHNRGAAAREALRNQQIAARIEAFETGMDPPFLKNWTWSHNGLWKQTVSKITN, encoded by the exons ATGACCGGCAAGGAGGTTGAATCCATCAGCCCCTACGGCCCAGCCCGGTCGACGGTCAAGGGCGAGCCGCTTTCCAAGGAAGACATTGACAAGTACAATGACTACTTCAAGGCCAGCTTGTATCTGTCCTTGGGCATGATCTTCCTCAAAGAGAatcccctcctccgggaGCCCCTCAAGAAGGAGCACATGAAACTGAGGTTACTCGGCCACTTTGGATCGGCCCCCGGCCAAATCTTCACCTGGATGCACTTCAACCGCCTCATTAAGAAGTACGACCTCGACTCCATCTTCATTTCCGGCCCGGGCCATGGCGCCCCGGCCGTCCTCTCCCAGTCCTACCTCGAAGGTGTCTACTCCGAGGTCTACCCGGAAAAGTCAGAGGATATAGATGGCTTGCAAAAGTTCTTCAAGTCCTTTTCCTTCCCCGGCGGCATTGGCTCACACGCTACCCCCGAGACCCCAGGCTCCATCCATGAGGGCGGAGAGCTCGGCTACTCCGTCTCCCACGCCTTCGGTGCCGTCTACGACCACCCCGATCTCATCGCGCTGACCATggtcggcgacggagaggCCGAGACCGGCCCGTTGGCGACCGCGTGGCACAGCACGAAATTCCTCAACCCCATCGTAGACGGCGCCGTTCTGCCTGTCTTGCACCTTAACGGTTACAAGATCAACAATCCCACCATCTTGGCCAGGATCTCCCACAAGGAGCTAGAGAACCTGTTCCTCGGCTACGGCTGGCAGCCCTACtttgtcgagggcgacgatgtcgacaCCATGCAccaggccatggccgccacCCTGGAGCACTGCGTCCTTGAGATACGCAGGTTCCAGAAGCAGGCTCGCGATTCCGGCAAGGCATTCCGCCCCATCTGGCCTTTGATCGTGCTCCGCAGCCCCAAGGGCTGGACCGGCCCCCGCAAGATCGACGATAACTACATGGAGGGCTACTGGAGAGCCCACCAGGTCCCCGTccccaacgccgccaccaaCCCCGAACACCTGAAGATCCTCGAGAAATGGATGCGCAGCTACGAGCCCGAGCGCCTCTTCAAAGACGGCCGCATCTCGGACGAGCTCAAGGCGCTGTGCCCGACCGGCAACCGTCGCATGAGCGCCAACCCggtcgccaacggcggcgtcctcAGAAAGCCGCTTAAGCTTCCCGACTTCAGAAACTACGCcatcaaggtcgacaagtccggcggcaccaacgccgccagcATGAACAACATGGCCACCTACCTGAGAGACGTCATCGCCCTGAACCAGACCAGCTTCCGCCTCTTCGGGCCCGACGAGACTGAGTCCAacaagctcggcgccgtctacgaggccggcaagaaggTCTGGATGGGCGAGTACTTTGAGGAGGACGCTAACGGCGGCAACCTAGCCCACAATGGACGAGTTATGGAGATGCTTTCCGAGCACACCTGTGAGGGTTGGCTCGAGGGTTACATCCTGACCGGACGTCACGGTCTGCTCAACAGCTACGAGCCATTCA TTCATGTCATTGACTCTATGGTCAACCAGCACTGCAAGTGGATCGAGAAGGCGCTTGAGGTTGAGTGGCGCAACAAGATCGCCTCGCTCAACATCCTCCTAACGGCCGTTGTCTGGCGGCAGGACCACAACGGCTTCACCCACCAGGACCCTGGgttcctcgacgtcgtcgccaacaaGAGCCCCGAAGTCGTCCGCATCTACCTCCCACCCGACGGCAACTGCCTGCTCTCGACCATGGATCACTGCCTGGCGTCGTCCAACTACGTCAACGTGATCGTCGCTGACAAGCAAGACCACTTGCAATACCTCACAATGGACAAGGCCGTAGAACACTGCACCAAGGGCATCGGCATCTGGCCGCAGTTCAGCAccgaccagggcgaggagCCCGACCTCGTCATGGCCTCGTGCGGCGACATCTCGACGCACGAATCCCTGGCGGCCATCGACCTGCTGCTCCAGCACTTCCCCGACCTCAAGGTCCGCTGTGTCAACTGCGTCGACCTCTTCAAGCTCATCTCCCACGAAGACCACCCACACGGCCTCACAAACGCCGAGTGGGTCTCACTCTTCACCGACGACaagcccgtcatcttcaactTTCACTCGTACCCCTGGCTCGTCCACCGCCTCACGTACAAGCGGCCCGGCAACATGAACCTCCACGTCCGCGGCtacaaggagaaggggaacATCGACACGCccctcgagctcgccatCCGCAACCAGACGGACCGCTTCAGCCTCGCCATGGACGCCATCGACCGCATGCCCCAGCTGCACaaccgcggcgccgccgcccgcgaggCCTTGCGCAATCAGCAGATCGCCGCCCGTATCGAGGCCTTTGAGACGGGCATGGACCCGCCCTTTCTCAAGAACTGGACCTGGTCCCACAACGGCCTGTGGAAACAGACCGTATCCAAGATCACCAACTAG